TGATTACGATACTTATGTTATTGGTGAAATTTCTCCCAAAGAGACCCCACCCGCCAGCTTCATCGCGCCGGGACTCTTCACAGATTAACCCCCGGCCCGGGTGCATCCCCGATCGGCTGCTTCACCTCACCTCGCCGGAACTCTACACAGATCAACCCTGGTGCATCCCCGATCCGCCTGCTTCATCTCGCCGGAACTCTTCCCAGATCTACCCGGTGCATCCCGTCCCGGTCGTGCTTCCCTCCTCATCTAAACCGCGCCACTGTCCCTTGCTCCGATCCGCTCGCGGAACAGCGGGGGCAAGTTGCGCCATCTAAACGGCGCCACTCTACCTTGCTCGGCGCGCGGAATCGCTGGGCACAAGTTGCACGATGTGAGTGCCTACTCGCTTGCTGTTAAGTTCGATTTGTGTTTCTACTATACATCTAACTGGAGTGGGTTAAGTTCAGCCCGAATTTATCCATTGTACCCCTCTTTAATCATAGCATAGCATCTAAGTTACTTAACCTATTTTGGATGTGGCTCTATTTCGATCTACAAATAACTCCTAACCCAACATCTATAGACAAAGCAGGGCCtttttatgtttttcattccGACTTCTCTTCTTTCTGATCATGTATGTATGTGGCAGTTTCCTACCATCATCAGTGTGTTGTTTAGGAATTCTTTACCAACCGCTGTTAATACCCTTTTGTTTAAACAAATGTATGGTAGACAAGACAACAGTGTCATAAAAGGTTAGTCCGTTAGGTTGAGTAGTTCTGTTTGGGCTTGCTCATTTAGCTTCATTTATCCATCTTTTTACCGCAAATATTTGGTTTAATTGGATTCATGCTGTTTTCCGACCTTTTATTTTGTGCGCTCTGTGCTGATTTTAACCAGCTTCTTGGAAGTAAGAACTGCCTGCTGATATTTTCACCACTTTCTTATTTTCTATACAACACTTGTTAAATCCGAGCCTTTTACATTTATATGCACAGAGTCAGGTCAATTTTATGCTGATTCCCATCAAAATGCATACTGTTAGATAATATATGTATTGTCACTCAACCTGAAAAAATAGAAGTTAACAAGGTACTTTCCATTTCTGTTTTCTTATTCATGCTGGGGCATTATATCAAAAATTTCAACAATGAGCTGCTCTACTTACATTTGCATTTACTTTCTGCTTCAGGACTGCAAAAACCCTGAAAAAAAGGGGGGCGATCGATTGCACTAGAGGCTTGAGTAGGGAGCAGAGAGCTATTAGCAGAAGTTTCAAAAAGCTTCAGTCGTCGCTGACTTCAAGTTGTAGCGATGGCCCAAAAAGCTCGAGCGATGACATGAAAGGCTCTGGGACATCGATAAAACCAAAACTCAGTCATACTGAGAAATGCATTAGGAGACTGGCAAAACAAATGCTAAAACGTGAGTTACGGATTTTGAACTTGCTGGTTCTTCCTTTCCTTGCACATATTGCTTATTAGAACACTGATTGTGGTGGATCATGTTCATTACTTAGATGATATGAGTCACAGGCGGCGGGTAGATGCTGTGAAAAAACGATGCGCTGCTCGGGCAGCACAGTTTGGCATGCTTCCTGAAAGAGTTGTTTCAAAAACCTCTTTTGAAGAGAAACCATTTGGCCATCTTGTCCAACCTGGGATGAAATTTTATGATGCCAGTGCGAATCATATGCAATATGTGTCCTCCACTGTTGTCTCGCTTGCTTTGTTTGATGGTGATTATGCTGCTATATCCTTATGAGTTTTCTTTATATTTTAGTTTACTTTATGAATGATTATTAAAATTGTGATCTTGTGCAGAAGATGAGATGTTATTTGCATGCTCAGGCATACCTCTACCATTTGATACAGCTACCAAACTCGATTTAACAAGAATTGTGACTTCAGCATGTTTGGTTAGAAAATTTAATCTCAAGAGGAATAGAGATGATAAATTGAGGGTTTGTGCTGCTAATAATTGTGCCCTCCCTCTATTTGGCTTTGTTTACTCAAGCTAATTGTGTCCATTTTGCGCTGATTGCTGATGTAATGCTTTTATCACTCTAGGTTGAAGTGCGCCTTCCTAATGGTAAGAGCACCCTTGGATTCTTGGGACTGTATGATGATGATATTGCTATAGTCACATCATTGGACTTCCTAGAAGTGGTTCCTCTAGATCTGGATTATAAATCAGTACCTGTCTCTTCTGATGATCATGTAATAGCTGTTGGACGTGCATTCAGTTCGTACAGTTTGTGGGCTTTGGATGGGGTTCCATGTACAGAATGCAGCAAGACGTGGGTTTCTTCTACTTCAGATACAACAAAGGTATGCTGTGGATTTGTTTGTATTTTCACATGATGGAAAACTTGAAACCAATAATTGTGTTATTATGTTGGTGGTAAGGTATCGCTGTGGTATGTGCTGTATGCACCAAGGTATAATGCAAATTTCTGTTATAAACCCTACCACTTTGCTTCTGTTCTAGGCTGTACTTGGAGGGCCACTTATACAAAATAAAGTAGAAAGTAAGGGAAGACTTCTTGGGATGACCCTTGATCTTAATCATGATGACAAGAGATACACCTTCCTACCACTGGGATCACTTAAAGAACGCTTGGAGCATTTTCAGATACTCAAGTATGTCTTATGCGCTTTCAGTATTTATGCTAGGTATTTTACATTTGTTTCAAATCCCCTCCTGTTCTACGCTACGCCCCCATAAGGTATGCCAATTTCTAACACTTTGCATCGGTGCCTAAGGGGTTTTAAATTGGTAATTTGTGGATTGAAAGTGATTTGTTTCTTGCTACCTCTGCCTGTAGATTCTTTGTGTGCCAGAGCCACATTTCCTGTTGCTGAATAGCTTGACCTTGATTTTGACCCTATATTTTGTTCAGACTATATGGACAGTGCAACTTATATTTGTGACATTTAATTGCTCAAATGAcacttttttttgttaaattttTATAAGCCTGATTTTAAAGTCTTCTTTCATTACCTTATCCTTTTAGTAACGATTCAGTTGATTTGTTGGTACGACCATTTGGCTGTTCGGCTTGTTCCTCTTGTTATTTATAAAAACTCTACTTTGTTCTATTGCAGTCCTAAAGTAATTGACTTCCATAATTATTCCTTGCCTAAAGGTGTATCAAGGATAATCCCTTCAGGTATTCAATAATGCTAGTCATCATTACAACCTAGTGATCATTATGCACAGAATATTATGTGAATGCTACATCTGAGTATTTGTCATCATCAGGATTTATGTTAGTGATTAACCAGCTAAAA
This portion of the Panicum virgatum strain AP13 chromosome 2N, P.virgatum_v5, whole genome shotgun sequence genome encodes:
- the LOC120660966 gene encoding uncharacterized protein LOC120660966 isoform X1; this translates as MTAKTLKKRGAIDCTRGLSREQRAISRSFKKLQSSLTSSCSDGPKSSSDDMKGSGTSIKPKLSHTEKCIRRLAKQMLKHDMSHRRRVDAVKKRCAARAAQFGMLPERVVSKTSFEEKPFGHLVQPGMKFYDASANHMQYVSSTVVSLALFDEDEMLFACSGIPLPFDTATKLDLTRIVTSACLVRKFNLKRNRDDKLRVEVRLPNGKSTLGFLGLYDDDIAIVTSLDFLEVVPLDLDYKSVPVSSDDHVIAVGRAFSSYSLWALDGVPCTECSKTWVSSTSDTTKAVLGGPLIQNKVESKGRLLGMTLDLNHDDKRYTFLPLGSLKERLEHFQILNPKVIDFHNYSLPKGVSRIIPSGFMLVINQLKALGYPLPPPLVL
- the LOC120660966 gene encoding uncharacterized protein LOC120660966 isoform X2 gives rise to the protein MTAKTLKKRGAIDCTRGLSREQRAISRSFKKLQSSLTSSCSDGPKSSSDDMKGSGTSIKPKLSHTEKCIRRLAKQMLKHDMSHRRRVDAVKKRCAARAAQFGMLPERVVSKTSFEEKPFGHLVQPGMKFYDASANHMQYVSSTVVSLALFDEDEMLFACSGIPLPFDTATKLDLTRIVTSACLVRKFNLKRNRDDKLRVEVRLPNAVGRAFSSYSLWALDGVPCTECSKTWVSSTSDTTKAVLGGPLIQNKVESKGRLLGMTLDLNHDDKRYTFLPLGSLKERLEHFQILNPKVIDFHNYSLPKGVSRIIPSGFMLVINQLKALGYPLPPPLVL
- the LOC120660966 gene encoding uncharacterized protein LOC120660966 isoform X3 is translated as MTAKTLKKRGAIDCTRGLSREQRAISRSFKKLQSSLTSSCSDGPKSSSDDMKGSGTSIKPKLSHTEKCIRRLAKQMLKQDEMLFACSGIPLPFDTATKLDLTRIVTSACLVRKFNLKRNRDDKLRVEVRLPNGKSTLGFLGLYDDDIAIVTSLDFLEVVPLDLDYKSVPVSSDDHVIAVGRAFSSYSLWALDGVPCTECSKTWVSSTSDTTKAVLGGPLIQNKVESKGRLLGMTLDLNHDDKRYTFLPLGSLKERLEHFQILNPKVIDFHNYSLPKGVSRIIPSGFMLVINQLKALGYPLPPPLVL